ACCCGGCGTATGACGACTCCATATGAATCTGTATCATGTCGATTTGCCAAGTGTCGCCATCAGGGGCTTCGTACCATGCATGCCACTCCAGACATCGATCTTCAGCGTCCAAAAGATTCGTATACTCAATGCGGCGAATGCGAGGGTTCTGGGCCAAACGAGCGACAGCCTCAAAACCAGCCGCCTGGGAAAAAGGCTCCGAATAAACATGCATGTCAATATCCAGGTGACGCATCAAGAGTCCCATACGTAACGACCCCACCAATTCAGCCCGAAAACCGAAAGCGGCCCAGATATTCAAAATTTCGGTTTCGTCAAGAACGCAGTGTGCACGCTGCTGATTATGTTTTGCTAATGCATTAATGTCTGTGATCATGGGAATCTCCCCCCCAAAAATTGACTACCAAAAGCCAAAGGAACGGCAAGTCCAGCCGCATTCACCAGTCTAAAAAATAAAAATTAGGTTATTTCTTGCCCTTCAAAGACGAAAGAAGCAATTTCCACCTACCAGAGCACTCGATTGAATACTATCAAAAATATAAATTCACTTTTAATGACAGTTGTTTAATAAAAAGACCGACCAGAAAACTGGCCGGTCTTTTTATTCCATTGCATTCTGGAGCTCTAGCCACTTCCGTCAAACAGAGTTCCGCTTTCCCTGATAATCAGGTCCGCCAGAAGCTGCTCCATGGAATAACTTGGATCGGACGGCTTGCGCATCTGTGCAGCCTGGTCGAGGAGTTGCGCCTGACTTTGCAACTGGAGTTCCTGGGCCTGCAGACTATCTTCCTTACCATCATAAACATCTTGAATGGCATTCATATCCGATAAATAGGACTGGACGGACGCCAATTGAGCCGCCCTGTCACCGGCATCAACGAGATTTGCACTGTCAAAAACCGTCCAATCATATCCATCAACATTGTGAAATGTAACGTTGAACCCACCGCTCTTGCTGGACTGAATATGAACATTACCAGTGGCGTCAATTTGTTCCGTCCCCCACTGGGATCCATCCAGCAACGCAATTCCATTATAATCAGAATTGGAAATCGTCCCTGTTATCTTGTCCACAAGTGCATCGTAATCAGCTTTGACAACAGCACTATTCTCATCAAGCTCTCCGGTATTTATCTTATCGATGATGTCTTCCATATCCCCCAAAGCATCAACAATGGTCGCCATATCAGTACGCGCCACACCAACCATGGCAGCAGCCTCACCAACATTTCTGGAAGCCTGCCGTGTCGCTCCGGCGTCCGCTCGCAACTGACCACTGATGGCTTCTTCAAAAGGATTGGTAAAAGTTTCCGCACGCACAGGGCCACCAAGCACAAGGCTTCTAAGATCCTGCCCCATCTTAGACGCACCAAACAGTTGATTTGTCAGCATGTCCTGCTGCAACAACTGGGTCGAATAAGTATAGAGAAAACTCTTTTCAATATCGGACAGGGCCATGCTCTCTCCCGGAGATGCAGTTAGACTATTCCGTATTTGTTATCGACGGGTTCTACAGTATCTTTAGGGTGCAGGATAAATACATGGCAAAAAAAAGGCCGACAGAACGTCGACCTTTCACATAGAAGCTCATATTTATTATTATTGAACAAATTCGGACATCTTAGTGAAGACTTCGTGTCCGTGGTCGTGACGCTCTACCCCTAAAACGTCTTCCAATTTGTCCACCTGTTTAATCATCTGGTCCAAACGATGGTCCGCATTGACGAGCAGCCAGATTTTACTTTTGCCACCGCCATTGATCGGCATGCAGGCAATACCTTCGACATTGTAGGCTCTCCGAGCAAACAGCCCGCATATATGAGACATCACACCGGGATGGTTGTTCACGGACAACTCAAGAACTGTCTGCTTACACATTTTTTTCACCTCCGATCATTTCAGAATTTGCAGCACCCGGAGGCACCATTGGATAAACAGGATCATCGGGACTGAGGGGCACATGAATCAGGGACGGGCCGGGTTCCGCCAATGCCTCACTCAATGTCTTGGCAGGATCGCTGCTCGTTCCGAGGTCGTGGGTGTTGAGACCAAACCCCTCCGCGATCTTGATAAAATCAACCTTGCGAGAATAATCTGAAGCAAAGTATCGCTTACCGTAAAACAAATCCTGCTGCTGACGGACCAAACCAAGCGCATTATTGTTCGTCAGAATAATCTTGATCGGAATATTATACTCCATGGCCGTTGCCAAATCCTGGATATTCATCATTATCGAACCATCCCCGCTGAAGCAGATCACGGGACGATCAGGGGCTGCCAAGGCTGCTCCAATGGATGCGGGCATACCGAATCCCATGGTACCAAGCCCACCGGACGTCAACCATTGGCGAGGATGTCTGAAGGGATACACTTGAGCCGTCCGCATTTGATGCTGACCGACATCAGTACAAACAATAGCTTTTTCCCCGGCCAATTCCGCCGCCTTCAGCACAACGCCGTATGCTGACGTTGGGTCCTCGGCGTGAGGTATCAGCATGGGATGGGTATCCTTCAACGCCTGTACCCGCTTCTTCCACGCCTCACGCCCCTTATTCTCGACCAATGGGATCAATGCCGTAAGTATATCAGAAATATCTCCTGTAACGGATGCTGTGGACGTCTTGATCTTGTCCAGTTCGCTCGGGTCGATATCCATATGAAGAATTTTCGCATTGGGACAAAATTCCGGAACCTTTCCGGTTGCACGGTCATCGAAACGCACACCCACCGCCACAAGCAAGTCACATTCTTCCAAAGCCAGATTCGTATACCGGGCCGCATGCATGCCCAGCATTCCCAGACACAGCGGGTTGTCAGTCGGAATAACTCCCAACCCCATAAGTGTCATCGCTGAGGGAATACCTGCTTTCTCAGCCAGAGTCAGAGCCTCGGTTGCCGAGTCGGATTGAATAACGCCACCACCAAGATACAAAACCGGCCTCTCCGCCAAGTTAATCATATCAGCAGCCCGTCTGACCTCTGCAGGGATCAGTTCATCTGTCGTCCCACGCTCGCCTGTCTCAGGCCACACGTCGAATTCGAGCATAGCCATCTGCACATCCTTTGGAACATCGACAACCACCGGACCGGGACGACCGCTTGAAGCGATACGAAAGGCAGCAGGGATTACCTCAAGCAACTCTTCGGCTGAACGAACAAGAAAATTATGTTTGGTAATAGGTACGCTCAAACCGTATGTGTCAACTTCTTGAAAGGCGTCAGTTCCAATCATGGAAAGCGGTACCTGACCAGTAATACATATAATGGGGATGGAATCGAGCTTTGCATCGGCTATGGCCGTCAATGTGTTTGTTGCCCCCGGTCCGGACGTAGCAAAGAAAACGGCAGGCTTTCCCGTTACACGCGCCATACCTTGAGCTATGAATCCGGCCCCCTGCTCATGACGGGTAAGGATATGCCGAATGGCATCACTCTGTCCCAGGGCATCGTACAAAGGCAAATTGGCACCACCCGGGATACCGGCGATGATATTGATGCCCTGCCGTTCCAAGAGTTTGATGATGATTTCCGCTCCACTCATTTTCATAGGTCCTCTCCTCATGTGTTCCCCGAAGTCTCAGGTAGGAATTCAAAAGAAAAACCCCCGCCGGTACGCACCGACGGGGGTTGAAAATTCGTAAAAAGAATCCCGCTATGGCGCGTCCCTATCGACACCACATACTACTACGTCTACTACGACGCATACGCTGACCAATACTAGGCTGGCGGGTATGATGGAAATGGTGTTCAGGTCGTGCATTGGGAAAATCCTTTTTGTTTCTAAAAAAGAGAATTAGTCGTGTCTCTTGGAAAGGTCAAGCGGTTTCTCCCCCTCATCCCTCTTGCCTTTTCACCAACAGTATTTACTTGATCAAAACACCAAACCGGAGACTGCCATGCACGTACTCATAGTCCTCGCCCATCCCAGTGAAACCAGCTTCAATCATGCAATAGCTCACCAGACTGCAAAGACACTACTCGACAATGGTCACACAGTAACCTTACGCGATTTGTATAAAGAAGGATTTGACCCCCTTCTACCGCATGAAGAAATTCCCCGTGATGCAGACCTTACGGCCAAAATCTCCACGTATTGTGATGAGACTAAAGAAGCAGAAGGCATTATTATTGTTCACCCTAACTGGTGGGGAATGCCGCCTGCGATTTTGAAAGGATGGGTGGACAGAGTTTTACGCCCCGGACTCGCCTATGAATTCAAAGAAGGAGACAGTGGAGAAGGTGTCCCTGTCGGCCTGCTCAAGGCAGACACCGCCCTTGTCTTCAACACATCGAACACTTCGTCAGAACGTGAAACGGCAATCTTTGGAGATCCTTTGGAACGCATATGGAAGGACTGTATTTTTGGTTTGTGCGGTATCACCCACTTCACCAGAAGAATGTTCAATATCATCGTCACCAGTAGTGCCGAACAAAGAAGTCAGTGGCTCGATGAAGTGACCAAAACAGTCGAGAGCGCCTTCCCTGCTAACGAGCTAAACACATAACACCCTGGCAGCCATATGATCTTGGAGTGATCAATCATATCTACAGTCGGTCTACGGCCAACCAAAAAGCTGCTGCGCCCACAAATAAACGGACAACATGCCCTATGTGGAAATGGTATCCCCAATCAATGGCAAACATGGCAATAACCGCCACCACAAAACCTGCCAAGATCACCTTTCGCCAGATATTCAAGCGCAACAAGTTCATGCAAAGACTCCAAAACCTTCCGGTTTATTGATTTCTTTTAAAGGAAACAGCTTATAAACTGCGGAATATGTTGGATACTGCCAGAATAATGAATCCGGTTGATACGAGCCAAAAAGGACGAATCAAATCCTCTAGAGCAGGAACAGACATGACATCTATTTGAATAAGTATACCGAGAAGGCCAATAAGGACTCCGATGATCCAGGTGATCAACTGCGGGGCACTAAGGTTCATGGACAAACGCTCCAATTGAGTTCTAGTCTTGCGATTTATTCAGAATTCCTAATAAAATCTTCGGCATCCACTTCACAAAGTGGTTTCGAATACAAATATCCCTGACCGTAATCGCATTGCAATGAATAAAGCAAGTCCCTTTGCCTCTCGGTTTCAATCCCCTCCGCCACGACACGAAGGCGCAAACTATGGGCCATATTGACGATGGCTCTAATGATTTCAATATTTTCAGGAGCCGACTCCATTCTCTGAACAAAGCTCAAATCGATCTTGAGCTGATCAGTGGGAAACTTCTGCAAATAACTCATGGAGGAATATCCTGTACCAAAATCGTCGATGGACAATAATATTCCAAGTTCTTTCAAGAGATTCAATTGATTGGCCGACCTCATGGCATCCAACATGACAACGGTTTCAGTAATCTCCAACTTGAGACACTGTGGAGGCAGTCCTGAACGTTTCAAAATGTTCGCCACATCAGCAGCCAGTGATGATTCACCAAATTGCTTTGCGGAAATATTGACGGCAATAGTCAATTCAGAAGCAGGCTGATGTTGGATGCGCCAATTATTCATGACCGTGCATGCCTGTTCAAGTATCTGCATGCCGAGATGCACAATCAACCCGGTCTCTTCCGCAACCGGAATAAATTCACCAGGACTAACCATACCCCGCTCGGGATGATTCCAACGAGCCAAAGCTTCAAACCCATACAGCCTGCCGTCCGCCAGATTTACAATAGGTTGATAATACGCTTCAAATTCTCGATCTTGCAGAGCCTTTTTCAGATCATTTTCAACAGCCAGGATATTGATAACACCTTCACGCATACTTTTGTGGTAAACTACATAGCGATTTTTACCGCTATCCTTGGCTTCATTCATGGCAACTTGTGCATTATGAACAAGCTCCTCCGATTCTACCTGTGCGCCAGAAGCTATATCATACCCAATACTGGCTGAAATGTTGAATGTAATGTCATCTACTTCAACAGGTTCACTGAATGACTCATGTATCTTTTTTATCAGTGCCCGAACATCCGACACTGACTCCATCTCATTTACCAGTATGCCGAACTCATCACCGCCAAAACGGGCCACGGTATCAAAAGATCGAACCATTCCCTGTAATTTCTTACTGATGCACTGTATCAGTTTATCACCGACAGAATGTCCATAATGATCATTTACAGCTTGGAATCTATCCAGATTTACAAATAGCACAGCGTAAAAACCGTTATCTTCAACAGATCGATCAACAGCTTGGCTCAATCGATCCAGAAATAAAACTCTATTAGGCAGTCCCGTAAGAGTATCATGGAGCGCGCTGTGCTTTAACTGCTCTTCCATACGCTTTCGGTTGGTGATATCCCGCATGCTTATTCTGATTCCAAGATCAGCGCCTTCTTCAGTCCTGATTGCATGCTTGATAAGACTCAGCCACCGGATTTTGGCATTTGAATCATAAATCCTGAAATCCAGATTCTTTTCGCCCCCCACAGCCTCATCTTTCATAAAGCTGGACCATCCAGACCGATCGTCCGGGTGGATAATCCTCTCCAACAATCCAGGATTATGGACATATTCATCTGGAGAGTACCCGCTCACACGCTCACATGAGGGTGAAATATACCGGATATCCCCCTGAGGCCCTATCCAGCATTCCCAATCGTAATTGTAATCGGCTACAAGCCGATATCGTTGTTCAGATTTCTCCAAAGCAGCCTTGGAAATTTCCAACTGATCAATGGTTGCTTCAAGACGTCGTGTCGTTTCTTCCAGGCGCCTCTTTTTCCGATGTAAATCGGCAAATATATGAATCTTACTACGAAGGACTTCAGGCTCAACCGGCTTGAATAAATAGTCTACAGCCCCAAGTTCATACCCGCGAAACACATGTCGTTGATCCTTGCTTATGGCCGTAATGAAAATTATTGGTATATTGTGAAAAGACTCTGAACTGCGAATTCGTTCTGCCAACTCAAAACCATCCATGCCAGGCATCATGACATCCAGTAATGCCACTGCAAAGTCATAATCCGGCAGACATTCAAGCGCTTTGGCTCCGGATGGAGCCATTACTAAATTCAAGTCATACCCTTTGAGTATGCCCTCGACCAACTTGAGATTGATTCGTTCGTCATCCACGACGAGAACATCAACAATATCGATCATTTTTCCTCATTAGCATCTCGCACATTCTTTCGTAAAAATCAGAATAGAGCATAGTGTATTCAAACCAACAGGACAATCATGTTATAAACTCATTTAATTTCTATTATATTTAACTTGAATATTGTCTTTCTTTAAAGCCTTTATTTGCTTTTTTGACAGACTGAATAAATTTAATATAAACCGCTGCCACTGAACCCAGAGAGGAGATCTCCATGACAGACAAAGAAAAACAGTTCAAGCAGGCGTTGGACGGGCACCACCAGTGGCCATGTCCATATGTATATAAATTCATAGTGCCTACAGAAAACTTTGACCAATTTAAAAGACTGTTTCCAGACGAAGAATTAAAAACCCGTCAATCAAAAAATGGTAAGTACACAAGCATTACCATGGTCTCTACCATGTGCTCCTCAGATCATGTCATGGGAATTTATGAAAAAGCATCTCAGGTTCCCGGGCTTATGTCTCTATAATTGACCTTTGGTGATAAATGATTATGACTGTCTGACGATCAAACTCTTAATCACTGTTGGAGATAATCATGTGGGAATATACAGATAAAGTGAAAGACCATTTCCTCAACCCTCGTAATGCCGGCACCATTGAAGACGCAGACGGCGTGGGAGAAGTCGGGTCTCTGGCCTGCGGAGACGCTCTGACGCTCTATATAAAAGTAAATGACGATGATGTCATCACCGATGCGAAATTCCAGACTTTCGGCTGTGCCAGCGCCATTGCTTCCAGCTCCGCCCTTACGGAACTGCTCATCGGCAAGCATGTTGAAGAAGCAGAAAAACTGACCAACAAGGACATCGCTGAGTACCTGGGCGGACTGCCCAGAGAAAAAATGCACTGTTCCGTCATGGGACAGGAAGCCCTTGCCCAAGCCATTAAAAACATGCGTGGAGAAGCCCCGCCCCAGGCGGAACACTCGCACGAAGGGGAACTCATTTGTGAATGCTTCGGCATTTTCGATGAAGAAATACTTCGCGCCATCAAGGAAAACGACCTCCAGACAGTTGAGGACGTCACCAATTTCACCAAAGCCGGGGGCGGATGCGGAAAGTGCATTGAGGACCTGGAACGCCTTCTGGCCCAGGCCCATGGCGAATCCGTCTGCGAAACGCCTTCTTCCGAACCATCTTTCCCGGCACAGGGCATGACCAACATCCAGCGCATGCACCTCATCGAATCCGTCATTGACGACAACATTCGCCCGGCATTGCAAGCAGATGGTGGCGACATCAAACTGGTGGATATTGACGGCAGTACAGTCGTCGTTCAATTCATGGGCATGTGTTCCGGCTGCCCCTCCAGCCAAGCCACTCTGCATAATTTGGTTGAAGGCAAACTCAAAGAAAAGGTCGATCCAGACCTCTCAGTGAGGGAGGCGTAATAATGAAGACCATTTATCTCGATAATAATGCGACCACACAAGTTGACCCGCTGGTTTTTGAGACAATCAAACCCTATTTCACAGAACTTTATGGCAATCCTTCGTCCATGCACCGCTTTGGCGGACAAGTGGGCGTCGAGTTAAAAAAAGCGCGTGCTTCGGTTGCCGATCTGCTCCACTGCCTCCCTGAAGAGATACTTTTCACGTCCTGCGGTTCGGAATCTGACAACACGGCTATCAGGTCCGCCCTGACAGCCCAACCCAAAAAACGTCATATAATCACGACAGCCGTGGAGCATCCTGCTGTCCTGAGCTTCTGTAAGTTCCTCGAAAAAAAAGAAGGATATGAAGTCACATATCTGGGCACAGACGAGCACGGCCGTCTTGATATTGAAGAATACAAGGCGGCTATCAGACCCGATACAGCCATTATCTCAATAATGTGGGCTAACAACGAGACAGGCAACATTTACCCCATTGAAGAAATGGCAAAAATCGCCAAAGACAATGGTGTTCTTTTTCATACTGACGCCGTACAGGCCGTTGGCAAAGTTCCTATCGACCTCCAAAAAGTCCCTGTGGACATGTTGTCGCTGTCTGGCCACAAGCTGCACGCACCCAAAGGTGTCGGAGCCTTGTTCATCCGCAAAAGGTCACCCTTCCGTCCATTTCTCATTGGTGGACATCAGGAAGGAAGTCGCCGCGCAGGCACAGAAAACACCACGGGCATTATCGCTCTTGGCAAAGCATGCGAACTGGCCCTTGAGCATATGGATGAGGAAAACACACACGTTCGCGCCTTGCGGGACAAGCTGGAAAACGGACTGCTTGCCACCGTCCCCAACTCGATTCTCAACGGAGACAAGGACAACCGGCTGCCTAATACGTCGAACATCTCTTTCGGCTACGTCGAAGGAGAAGCCATCCTCTTGATGATAGATCAGGTCGGTATCGCTGCCAGCTCGGGTTCGGCGTGCACATCGGGTAGCCTGGAACCGTCGCATGTTCTTCGGGCAATGGATGTCCCATTCACTTTCGCACACGGTTCCATCCGATTCAGCCTGAGCCGATTCAATACGGAAGAGGAAATCGACTTCGTACTGGAAACCATTCCTCCCATTATCAAAAACCTGAGAAAGCTCTCACCGTTTTCTCCCGACAAACAAAGCCTCGGCTAAGCCGGAAACCTTTGAGGAATCACCTATGAAAATAGCTCAAAACATGGTTGAACTCGTTGGGAATACGCCTTTGGTTCGCCTGAACACATTGTCGGAAGGTCTGGCCGCAACCCTGGTTGCCAAACTCGAATTCAACAATCCTTGCGCCTCAGTCAAAGACCGAATCGCAAAAAATATGATCGAAGCCGCTCTTGAAAGCGGTACGATCTCTCTGGATACCATTTTGGTGGAGCCGACCAGCGGCAATACCGGCGTCGGCCTGGCTTTTGTCTGTGCGGTCAAAGGAATGAAACTCATCCTGACTATGCCCGAGAGCATGAGCATTGAACGACGCAAACTGCTTCTGGGATTTGGGGCCGAACTCATTCTTACTCCGGCAGCCAAAGGCATGCAGGGAGCAATTGATCGTGCGGAAGAGATCGTCCGGGATATGGACAACGCATTCATGCTCCAACAGTTTGAGAACGCGGATAATCCCGCCATGCATCGCAAGACAACCGCTCTTGAAATATGGGAAGATACTGACGGGAAAGTGGATATGTTTGTTGCCGGAGTCGGCACTGGCGGCACCATTACCGGAGTGGGACAAGCACTTAAAGAAAAAAAATCTGACCTTAAAGTCGTTGCTGTTGAACCCGCGGCCTCTCCTGTTCTGTCCGGCGGAAAACCCGGTCCACATATGATACAAGGGATCGGTGCCGGCTTTATTCCAAGCATTTTAGATACTGATATTATAGATGAAGTAATCACAATCGACAATAACACCGCAATTGAAACAGCCAAACAAATGATCATGAAAGAAGGCATCCTGTGCGGTATTTCCTCCGGAGCCAACTGTGCGGCCGCACTAGAGCTCGCCAAACGACCTGAAAATGCAGGAAAAATGATCGTTTTCATCGTATGCGATACCGGCGAACGGTATCTGAGCACCTCTCTTTTCGAATAAGGCAGCCCCATGAGTAACAGCACATATTCTCTTGCCGACGTTGTCGCCCTGTTGGTCGAATCTGGCAGTAATAGCCCGACATCGAACAGATATACGGAAGAAGCCCCCATGCCTTCGGTTGAAATCCTCTCCAAAATTGTAGAGGATTTACGATCCGTTCTGTTCCCGGGATATTACGGTCCCTCGGAAATTACACCGGACACCATGCCCTATTACATCGGCTCCACGCTCGATCAATTGGTGAGGACGCTCGCGGATCAGATCAACCGTGGATACTGCTTCGTCTGCGATTTAACGGAAAAAGCCAAATGTAATGATTGCGAAGCTCGAGCTAAGCGTATCGCGCAAGAATTCATAACAAAACTGCCCATGATCAGGAACCTGCTCATGGCCGATGTGGAAGCTGCTTATGACGGTGATCCTGCTGCAAAGACACATGGTGAAACAATTTTTTGTTACCCGTCTATTCGTGCTTTGACCAATCATCGTATTGCCCACGAACTATACCTTCTCGGTGTGGATATCATCCCACGGATCATCGGAGAGATGGCCCACTCGAACACGGGAATTGACATTCACCCGGGAGCGACCATCGGGAAAAGCTTTTTCATAGACCATGGCACAGGCACAGTTATCGGTGAAAC
The genomic region above belongs to uncultured Pseudodesulfovibrio sp. and contains:
- a CDS encoding flagellin translates to MALSDIEKSFLYTYSTQLLQQDMLTNQLFGASKMGQDLRSLVLGGPVRAETFTNPFEEAISGQLRADAGATRQASRNVGEAAAMVGVARTDMATIVDALGDMEDIIDKINTGELDENSAVVKADYDALVDKITGTISNSDYNGIALLDGSQWGTEQIDATGNVHIQSSKSGGFNVTFHNVDGYDWTVFDSANLVDAGDRAAQLASVQSYLSDMNAIQDVYDGKEDSLQAQELQLQSQAQLLDQAAQMRKPSDPSYSMEQLLADLIIRESGTLFDGSG
- the ilvN gene encoding acetolactate synthase small subunit produces the protein MCKQTVLELSVNNHPGVMSHICGLFARRAYNVEGIACMPINGGGKSKIWLLVNADHRLDQMIKQVDKLEDVLGVERHDHGHEVFTKMSEFVQ
- the ilvB gene encoding acetolactate synthase large subunit — encoded protein: MKMSGAEIIIKLLERQGINIIAGIPGGANLPLYDALGQSDAIRHILTRHEQGAGFIAQGMARVTGKPAVFFATSGPGATNTLTAIADAKLDSIPIICITGQVPLSMIGTDAFQEVDTYGLSVPITKHNFLVRSAEELLEVIPAAFRIASSGRPGPVVVDVPKDVQMAMLEFDVWPETGERGTTDELIPAEVRRAADMINLAERPVLYLGGGVIQSDSATEALTLAEKAGIPSAMTLMGLGVIPTDNPLCLGMLGMHAARYTNLALEECDLLVAVGVRFDDRATGKVPEFCPNAKILHMDIDPSELDKIKTSTASVTGDISDILTALIPLVENKGREAWKKRVQALKDTHPMLIPHAEDPTSAYGVVLKAAELAGEKAIVCTDVGQHQMRTAQVYPFRHPRQWLTSGGLGTMGFGMPASIGAALAAPDRPVICFSGDGSIMMNIQDLATAMEYNIPIKIILTNNNALGLVRQQQDLFYGKRYFASDYSRKVDFIKIAEGFGLNTHDLGTSSDPAKTLSEALAEPGPSLIHVPLSPDDPVYPMVPPGAANSEMIGGEKNV
- a CDS encoding NAD(P)H-dependent oxidoreductase; translation: MHVLIVLAHPSETSFNHAIAHQTAKTLLDNGHTVTLRDLYKEGFDPLLPHEEIPRDADLTAKISTYCDETKEAEGIIIVHPNWWGMPPAILKGWVDRVLRPGLAYEFKEGDSGEGVPVGLLKADTALVFNTSNTSSERETAIFGDPLERIWKDCIFGLCGITHFTRRMFNIIVTSSAEQRSQWLDEVTKTVESAFPANELNT
- a CDS encoding EAL domain-containing protein, producing MVEGILKGYDLNLVMAPSGAKALECLPDYDFAVALLDVMMPGMDGFELAERIRSSESFHNIPIIFITAISKDQRHVFRGYELGAVDYLFKPVEPEVLRSKIHIFADLHRKKRRLEETTRRLEATIDQLEISKAALEKSEQRYRLVADYNYDWECWIGPQGDIRYISPSCERVSGYSPDEYVHNPGLLERIIHPDDRSGWSSFMKDEAVGGEKNLDFRIYDSNAKIRWLSLIKHAIRTEEGADLGIRISMRDITNRKRMEEQLKHSALHDTLTGLPNRVLFLDRLSQAVDRSVEDNGFYAVLFVNLDRFQAVNDHYGHSVGDKLIQCISKKLQGMVRSFDTVARFGGDEFGILVNEMESVSDVRALIKKIHESFSEPVEVDDITFNISASIGYDIASGAQVESEELVHNAQVAMNEAKDSGKNRYVVYHKSMREGVINILAVENDLKKALQDREFEAYYQPIVNLADGRLYGFEALARWNHPERGMVSPGEFIPVAEETGLIVHLGMQILEQACTVMNNWRIQHQPASELTIAVNISAKQFGESSLAADVANILKRSGLPPQCLKLEITETVVMLDAMRSANQLNLLKELGILLSIDDFGTGYSSMSYLQKFPTDQLKIDLSFVQRMESAPENIEIIRAIVNMAHSLRLRVVAEGIETERQRDLLYSLQCDYGQGYLYSKPLCEVDAEDFIRNSE
- a CDS encoding DUF493 family protein — encoded protein: MTDKEKQFKQALDGHHQWPCPYVYKFIVPTENFDQFKRLFPDEELKTRQSKNGKYTSITMVSTMCSSDHVMGIYEKASQVPGLMSL
- the nifU gene encoding Fe-S cluster assembly protein NifU, with product MWEYTDKVKDHFLNPRNAGTIEDADGVGEVGSLACGDALTLYIKVNDDDVITDAKFQTFGCASAIASSSALTELLIGKHVEEAEKLTNKDIAEYLGGLPREKMHCSVMGQEALAQAIKNMRGEAPPQAEHSHEGELICECFGIFDEEILRAIKENDLQTVEDVTNFTKAGGGCGKCIEDLERLLAQAHGESVCETPSSEPSFPAQGMTNIQRMHLIESVIDDNIRPALQADGGDIKLVDIDGSTVVVQFMGMCSGCPSSQATLHNLVEGKLKEKVDPDLSVREA
- the nifS gene encoding cysteine desulfurase NifS, whose translation is MKTIYLDNNATTQVDPLVFETIKPYFTELYGNPSSMHRFGGQVGVELKKARASVADLLHCLPEEILFTSCGSESDNTAIRSALTAQPKKRHIITTAVEHPAVLSFCKFLEKKEGYEVTYLGTDEHGRLDIEEYKAAIRPDTAIISIMWANNETGNIYPIEEMAKIAKDNGVLFHTDAVQAVGKVPIDLQKVPVDMLSLSGHKLHAPKGVGALFIRKRSPFRPFLIGGHQEGSRRAGTENTTGIIALGKACELALEHMDEENTHVRALRDKLENGLLATVPNSILNGDKDNRLPNTSNISFGYVEGEAILLMIDQVGIAASSGSACTSGSLEPSHVLRAMDVPFTFAHGSIRFSLSRFNTEEEIDFVLETIPPIIKNLRKLSPFSPDKQSLG
- the cysK gene encoding cysteine synthase A; this translates as MKIAQNMVELVGNTPLVRLNTLSEGLAATLVAKLEFNNPCASVKDRIAKNMIEAALESGTISLDTILVEPTSGNTGVGLAFVCAVKGMKLILTMPESMSIERRKLLLGFGAELILTPAAKGMQGAIDRAEEIVRDMDNAFMLQQFENADNPAMHRKTTALEIWEDTDGKVDMFVAGVGTGGTITGVGQALKEKKSDLKVVAVEPAASPVLSGGKPGPHMIQGIGAGFIPSILDTDIIDEVITIDNNTAIETAKQMIMKEGILCGISSGANCAAALELAKRPENAGKMIVFIVCDTGERYLSTSLFE
- the epsC gene encoding serine O-acetyltransferase EpsC produces the protein MSNSTYSLADVVALLVESGSNSPTSNRYTEEAPMPSVEILSKIVEDLRSVLFPGYYGPSEITPDTMPYYIGSTLDQLVRTLADQINRGYCFVCDLTEKAKCNDCEARAKRIAQEFITKLPMIRNLLMADVEAAYDGDPAAKTHGETIFCYPSIRALTNHRIAHELYLLGVDIIPRIIGEMAHSNTGIDIHPGATIGKSFFIDHGTGTVIGETTIIGDNVRIYQGVTLGAKSFPKGDDERLIKGLPRHPIVEDDVIIYAGSTILGRVTIGKGAVIGGNVWITRDVPAGAQVVQSRATQQSFENGGGI